A single region of the Tursiops truncatus isolate mTurTru1 chromosome 18, mTurTru1.mat.Y, whole genome shotgun sequence genome encodes:
- the LOC109550195 gene encoding small nuclear ribonucleoprotein E-like, with protein sequence MAYRGQSQKVQKVMVQPINLIFRYLQNRSRIQVWLYEQVNMRIEGCIIGFDEYMNLVLDDAEEIHSKTKSRKQLGWIMLKGGNITLLQSVSN encoded by the coding sequence ATGGCGTATCGGGGCCAGAGCCAGAAGGTGCAGAAGGTGATGGTGCAGCCAATCAATCTCATCTTCAGATACTTGCAAAATAGATCTCGGATTCAGGTCTGGCTTTATGAGCAAGTGAATATGCGGATAGAGGGCTGTATCATTGGTTTTGATGAGTATATGAACCTCGTATTAGATGATGCAGAAGAGATTCATTCTAAAACAAAGTCAAGAAAACAACTGGGTTGGATCATGCTAAAAGGAGGTAACATTACTCTGCTCCAAAGTGTCTCCAACTAG